In the genome of Petrotoga olearia DSM 13574, one region contains:
- a CDS encoding flagellar FlbD family protein, translated as MIKLTKLNNEEFYINPYQIEKIECHPDTTITMMNGHVYVVKESIDEVKKKVVELNKEIFGK; from the coding sequence ATGATTAAACTCACAAAATTAAACAATGAAGAATTTTATATAAACCCTTATCAAATTGAAAAAATAGAATGTCATCCTGATACGACCATTACGATGATGAACGGACATGTTTATGTCGTTAAAGAAAGTATTGATGAAGTTAAGAAAAAAGTGGTAGAATTAAATAAAGAGATTTTCGGCAAATAA
- a CDS encoding motility protein A, which translates to MDISTIIGLSLAIVALVVGAGSEFTTLIDIPSFFITVLGSIGATFIAHPSSRSFKMFNIIIEAFKNPKIDNLETLRTLYSFSEKARRDGMISLEEDLPSVQSEFLRDGLRAAVDGTDPEEIKKILEVKMDMYQETEEDKISVLDTWGAMAPAFGMIGTLIGLVLLLDTLSDPTTIGPRMSLALITTLYGALIANTIALPPAEKLKKRVDKNINQMRMMLEGILSIVQGENPHLMEEKLKAFLSEEERLAYEAEKGETVL; encoded by the coding sequence GTGGATATATCAACAATAATAGGATTATCATTAGCAATAGTTGCACTAGTAGTGGGTGCAGGAAGTGAATTTACAACTTTAATAGATATCCCATCTTTTTTTATAACTGTTTTGGGATCTATTGGTGCAACTTTCATCGCTCATCCAAGTTCAAGGTCTTTTAAAATGTTTAATATTATCATTGAAGCTTTCAAAAATCCTAAGATAGACAACCTTGAAACATTGAGGACCTTATACTCGTTTTCTGAAAAAGCAAGACGGGATGGTATGATATCTTTGGAAGAAGATTTACCCAGTGTTCAAAGTGAATTTTTAAGAGATGGTTTGAGAGCCGCCGTTGATGGTACGGATCCCGAAGAGATTAAAAAGATATTGGAAGTGAAGATGGACATGTACCAAGAGACAGAAGAAGATAAGATCTCAGTTTTGGACACTTGGGGAGCTATGGCTCCAGCCTTTGGTATGATAGGAACTTTGATAGGATTGGTTTTGTTGTTAGATACTCTTAGCGATCCGACAACTATTGGACCAAGGATGTCTCTCGCTCTTATTACAACATTATACGGTGCTCTTATTGCAAATACCATCGCTCTCCCACCTGCTGAAAAACTAAAAAAAAGGGTGGATAAAAACATCAACCAAATGAGAATGATGTTGGAAGGTATACTATCAATAGTACAAGGTGAAAATCCACATTTGATGGAAGAAAAACTTAAGGCTTTTCTCAGTGAAGAAGAAAGACTTGCCTATGAAGCAGAAAAGGGTGAGACTGTTTTGTAA
- a CDS encoding OmpA/MotB family protein, with protein sequence MPRKKREKKGEAKWMTTFSDMTTLLLTMFIALFSMATISPGKFQQAVVSLQSAFQGQPVGILVGGRSISEEPLITSNPGIRQELLKIIEDERYKGKITIEETDKGTIISMKDIAFFRTGSAELTAEAKELLYRIGTIILEHTSNAIEIYGFTDDRPVLSSSLYPSNWHLSSARAASVVSFFTGELKNRRLVEKMAEINSGQFDIDYFYNLDRFFPIGLGDREIMKEINLLRAEIDSRKFLALDQFTKGEINSAQLQQIEKELENEYNTKLDELRQRYRRIDILILRQRVR encoded by the coding sequence ATGCCTAGAAAGAAAAGAGAAAAAAAAGGTGAAGCCAAATGGATGACAACTTTCAGCGATATGACTACTTTGTTGTTGACAATGTTTATCGCATTGTTTTCTATGGCTACTATATCACCAGGAAAATTTCAACAGGCGGTTGTTAGTTTACAAAGTGCATTTCAAGGTCAACCAGTTGGGATACTAGTAGGTGGAAGAAGCATTTCCGAAGAACCTTTAATTACTTCTAATCCTGGAATTAGGCAAGAATTATTAAAAATTATAGAAGATGAAAGGTATAAAGGGAAAATTACTATTGAGGAAACGGATAAAGGGACGATAATATCTATGAAAGACATTGCCTTTTTTAGAACAGGGAGTGCTGAATTAACAGCCGAAGCGAAAGAGCTGTTGTATAGAATAGGTACAATTATATTAGAACACACTTCTAACGCTATCGAAATTTATGGTTTTACAGATGATCGACCAGTTTTATCTTCAAGTTTATATCCTTCTAATTGGCATTTGAGTTCAGCCAGAGCAGCAAGTGTAGTTAGTTTTTTTACTGGAGAGTTGAAAAATAGAAGGTTAGTAGAAAAGATGGCTGAAATAAATTCTGGGCAATTTGATATAGATTATTTTTACAATTTAGATAGGTTCTTCCCAATTGGTTTGGGGGATCGTGAAATAATGAAAGAAATTAACCTCCTGAGGGCTGAAATTGACTCTCGAAAGTTTCTTGCTTTAGATCAATTCACAAAAGGAGAAATAAATTCTGCACAGTTGCAGCAAATTGAAAAAGAATTAGAAAATGAATACAATACAAAGTTGGATGAATTAAGGCAAAGATACAGAAGAATAGATATTCTTATACTAAGACAAAGGGTAAGATAA
- a CDS encoding flagellar basal body-associated FliL family protein, with translation MENENINSDEVTSKKSRPSFLTTLIIVIVVALIISGITSFFIVRILTSNVSSSSDQSSQVSATTPARVVLIMEGSRYTMMLKGGYDIAVIDSLQLDVGSTQARDLITSNRIEVLEAIRMIFLNKTRGELSTPQGIELTKKQIKDTINEMLGFTGERERLGVVKVTMIIMTITTNQ, from the coding sequence TTGGAAAATGAAAATATAAATTCAGATGAAGTTACAAGTAAAAAATCAAGGCCATCTTTTTTAACAACTTTAATAATAGTCATTGTTGTTGCCTTAATAATCTCAGGAATCACATCCTTTTTTATAGTGAGAATCTTAACATCAAATGTTTCTTCAAGTTCTGATCAATCATCACAAGTATCTGCTACAACTCCTGCTAGAGTGGTATTAATTATGGAAGGCTCCAGATATACCATGATGTTAAAAGGTGGTTACGATATTGCTGTTATAGATTCATTACAGTTAGATGTAGGAAGTACTCAGGCTAGAGATTTAATAACTTCCAACCGTATAGAAGTATTAGAAGCGATACGAATGATATTTCTGAATAAAACACGAGGTGAACTTTCAACTCCACAAGGCATTGAGTTAACCAAAAAACAAATTAAAGATACGATAAATGAAATGCTGGGATTTACTGGCGAAAGGGAAAGGTTAGGAGTTGTAAAAGTGACTATGATTATAATGACTATAACAACCAATCAATAA
- the fliM gene encoding flagellar motor switch protein FliM — MPDDETLTQEEIDSILKSMSSGESPEEVLEEYQEEERRIKDYDFRRPMKFSREQLRTLQLIHESFARELSTYLSGRSRTFVDVKYASIDQITFSEFQKSLNSPTFIVIFSSEAFSGSAILQMGLDLGYVIIDRLLGGSGNTLEEIRPPTEIEMNILRKEASVMLRMLSKSWSNIEEFDANLENLETNPQFVQVAPSNEMTILITLSVTIKNVQGFVNLCFPSSSLEPLNDKLTTRMWTTSYRHTEEFKENLRQTLLLSKLNLSAILGKAEIYLNDFLNLEVGDVIRLDSFYDEPIDLEIEERPIFKVNVGKSKGFYSVKIVDKNRELLERLLIEESIKKKVKNQDSSEQNETTENRR; from the coding sequence ATGCCTGACGATGAAACCCTTACCCAGGAAGAAATAGATAGTATTTTAAAATCAATGAGTTCTGGAGAATCACCAGAAGAAGTTCTTGAAGAATATCAAGAAGAAGAAAGAAGAATCAAAGATTACGATTTTAGAAGACCCATGAAGTTTTCAAGAGAGCAACTAAGAACTCTACAATTAATCCATGAAAGTTTTGCGAGAGAGCTATCTACTTATCTTTCAGGCAGAAGTAGAACATTTGTAGATGTTAAATATGCCAGTATTGACCAAATTACTTTCTCAGAATTCCAAAAATCGTTAAACTCACCGACCTTTATTGTTATTTTTTCGTCCGAAGCTTTTTCTGGAAGCGCTATTTTGCAAATGGGTTTAGACTTGGGATACGTCATAATAGACAGACTTTTAGGCGGATCGGGGAACACTCTTGAAGAGATTCGCCCCCCTACTGAAATAGAAATGAACATTTTAAGAAAAGAAGCTTCAGTTATGTTAAGAATGCTATCAAAATCTTGGTCAAACATAGAGGAGTTTGATGCCAATTTAGAAAATTTAGAGACAAATCCCCAATTTGTTCAAGTTGCCCCTTCAAATGAGATGACAATTCTTATAACGTTGTCCGTTACGATAAAAAATGTACAAGGATTTGTTAATCTTTGTTTCCCTTCATCTTCGTTGGAACCTTTGAACGATAAATTGACAACAAGAATGTGGACTACCTCGTACAGACATACCGAAGAATTTAAAGAAAATCTAAGGCAAACGTTATTACTTTCAAAGTTAAATTTATCAGCTATACTTGGTAAAGCAGAGATATATTTAAACGATTTTTTGAATCTTGAAGTTGGTGATGTAATCCGTTTAGATTCTTTTTACGACGAGCCAATTGATCTGGAAATTGAAGAAAGACCTATATTCAAAGTAAATGTAGGTAAGAGTAAAGGCTTTTACAGTGTAAAGATAGTTGACAAAAATAGAGAACTTCTAGAAAGACTGCTTATTGAAGAAAGCATTAAAAAAAAGGTAAAAAATCAAGATTCTTCTGAACAAAATGAAACTACAGAAAACAGGAGATGA